AATACCAGAACTCCGGATCATTTATGGGATACAACCGAGGGGCGCGAGGAACTGGAACGAGAAACCATTTGGTGATTCTCGGGACTAGCGCTACGAACGCGCCATTGGTGGAGAAACTAGAGCATGCATTCAAAGATGGCATCGAGGGGTATGAGCATGTTGATGCCGTTGTCGGCTTGCGTCATACCGAGGGGGCTGAAACAAATTCTGTCGAGCGGGAGCGCACCTTGCGGACTTTGTCTGGCTTGATCAGTAATCCGAATGTAGGGGCTGTTCTTTCGATTGAAAGCGGTCTGGAAGGTGAACTGACTAACGAGGAGTTAGAGCAGTGGATGAGAGCGGACGGAATCCCAGTGGATGATATGGATATTGTGTGGATGAAATCCCACGAGACATTTACCCGTAATCTGGCGGCCGCCAGTAAACATGTCAAAAGCCTGCTGAAGCAGCTCAATGCGCATCAGCGGTCCGAGCGTCCGCTGAGCGAGCTGAGGATCGGTCTGCAGTGTGGAGCGTCAGATGCGTTTTCCGGCGTATGTGGAAATGTTCTATCAGGCTCGATTGCCCGGGAAGTGATTCGTTACGGGGGGAGTGCGAACCTTACGGAAACACCCGAGCTTTCCGGAGCTGAGGATTACACCTTGTCATCGATCACGGAGCCTGAAATAGCCCCACGTTTTTTATCGATGATGAGCCGCTTCAAGGAGCAGCTTGGCTGGCACGGAGGGAAGGTGGATAAAAATCCATCCGAGGGAAATCTGCTTGGTGGGTTGTATAACATCACCTTGAAGTCGCTTGGTGCGGCAGTGAAACGCGACCCTGATATCCCGATCCGGCATTTGATTGAGTACTCTGAGCGTATGACCCAGCCCGGGTTCTACTTCATGGATGGCATGGGCGGTGACATCGCCAGTTATACCGGCCAGGCTGCCGCTGCCTGTAATATTATTCTATTTGTCACCGGTCGTGGGACGCCGACGAACTCATCGATCGTACCAACGGTCAAGATTGTCAATACCACGGAGCGGTACAAACTTATGGCGGATGATATTGATATCAATGCCGGTCAGTACCTAGACGGCAAATCCATGGAGAGCCTGACAAGTGAGGCGATGGATCAGGTTATTTCCATTGCATCCGGTCAAAAAACGCTGGGTGAAAAACGGAACCAGAATATCGATCTTCTCTGGCGTCAAAAATATTTTCAATCATCACCCGATCAAAAGGCTGAGTCTTATGCATCCCGATTCGATGGAGCCCCTGTTGCCTGTGATTTAAGCTCATATAAACCGATCGAGATCGTGTTTGATGGGATTCAAGGGCCAGATAGAGTCATGCCTAAAGAACGGATTGGTTTGATCATTCCGACTGTGGGCTGTTCGGTAGCTACTTCCGAGCAAGCTGTAGCAAAACTCAACAGTGGTCCACTAGTGCAGAAGGGGGCAATCGACCGTTTTGTGACACTGACCAACACCGAGGGCTGTGGCACCACGACTGGGGCCGAGGTGTTAAACTTTATCCTGAGTTACGCCAAACATGATATGGTTGACGCCTGTGCTTTTGTTTCGCTGGGCTGTGAAATGGTTTCGCCTGGATTTATCAAGTCGGCGATGCGGGGCGGTGATGTTAGTTTTCCCGAAATATCATCCAGTGCCATCGTCGCCGGTTATAATCCGGAAGATTACGGATGGTTGACCATTCAGGAATGTGGAGGCACCGAGGGAACGGTGGATTCCGTGGCTAACTGGTTTGAAAAAAAGTTGGCTGACCGGAAGGAGCCTATTCCAGCGAAGGGCTCGGGGCGGGATTTACGGATTGGTCTCACTTCGACAGGGCCGCTTTCTGATGAATCGGCTCAACGGCTTGCCGAGTTTGCTGCCAGTGTTCTCGCTGCGGGCGGAACGGTGATTATCCCGGCTCATTGCAGCCTTGTTCAGAACCCAACTTTTCAAGAGGCTTTATCTGTCCATCAGGCAGCACCCAGCCTGACGTTCGCCCAGGTTCCGGAGACGAGAGGGCTACATATCATGCAAAGTATTACCGAAAACCCAATCGAAACGGTGACTGGCCTGGGGGCTGCGACGGATGTGATTGCACATTACTCGGATGATGTGGCTTCTCCCGCACATAGTCTGGTGCCCACGCTCAACATCAGCAAAGACAAGGTGAACGATGATTTTGACGCCGAGCTTTCCGAGGATTTGGCTAGCTTGATCGCGGAAGTCCTGTCGAATGATTATCAGCCAAAACAGAACCATCTGGCCAATAGTGGCAATCAAATTCCCCGGGGGCCTCGTGCACACGCCATTTAAAAAAAAATGCCTTGTCCCCAAACTTTGGTGTAGACCCCTAATTTGGTGTAGACTCGGATACTAAAAAGCGCCTTACTCGTTAAGAATAAGGCGCTTAGAAAAATGGTACGCAGACTGGGACTCGAACCCAGGACCAATTTGATATTACATGCTCATTGTCAATGACTTACATGGGTTGTTGCTGAGCATGTGTTAACTTGGAAATACTTAGAGTCTACACTTTTTCTCATAAATTAGGAATTCAGGCGTGGGATAGCTGCGGAGGTATCAATAGGAGTCCCATTTCTGAGCGGCCGATTATTCGCTATTGAGTGAAAGCTCTGATCATTTTGAGTGGGGCGTCTTCGAGCATTTTGCCCATGCCTTGGTTGTGGGCTGTAATGACGGCGACGAGATCGAGCTCGGGGAACATGAAGATAAACTGACCTCCAGCGCCTCGGCCGGCTTTGCAGATGTATTTTTTGCCATTCACTTCCGGGTGGGTCACCCACCAAAAGAACCCATAGTGGTTTTCACCATAGGCTTGGGCGAGGGGGCTTGTTGCGAGCTCAACGAAATCAGCGGGGATGAACTGCTGACCGTTCCATTTGCCGTTGTTGAGAACGAGTTGTCCGAATTTGATCATATCGCGTGAGCGGAAGCTTGAACCGGCAGCTGATTTCGGAAGTCCGGAAATGTCATCTTGCCAATGGTAGTTGGTGATGCCCATTTTTGCGAGAAATTCAGTTTGGATGAAGGCCTTGGCTGAACCGGGAACAACGGCATCCAGAACCTGTATCGTGATGGCAGGGTCGGAGGCTTGGTATTTAAATGCTCGCGGTGCTGGGGGGATGGGTTTGCTGTGTTGGAGGTAAGCCTGGATTTGACCTTGCCCTTTGAGTCGGGCAGGGGTGGATCTAAGCAGTTTGATTTTTTCCTGAGATAGGCGGATTCCCGAGCGCATGGTCATGGCCTGCTCAAGGGTGATTTGATCCGCACCTTTGACCATCGTCGTCGGATCGGTTTGTTTGAGAAATTGAATGACCGGCGTGTTCAGGTCTTCCATGGTTAAATGTCCAAGTTGAATTGCACGGCCAAGGGCAAAGGCTGTGTAGGATTTGGTAATGGACATCTGGTAGTGAGGGTAGTTCTGTCGACCCCGACGGAAGTAGGACTCAAAGATTAGTTTGCCTTGATAGCTAATGAGGAAACTGTCTGTGTTGCCAATTTTAGGATCGGATGATTTTTTTGAGATTTGATTGGCGAACTGAAGAATGAGTTCTTTGTTGCCACCATCGGGACCGAGTCTTCCAGGTGTGATGCCGTCTTTGAGATCACGGGGTGAGGGCGTGATGAATGGATGGGGGAGATAGGGGATCTCTTTTTCCCGTGCATAGGAGACATCCTTGGCGTTGAGATCGGTGATTTCAGGGGCCAAGCCCGATGATGCTTCGCTGGGCGGACTCCCGTGGAGAGGTGAGAGAGCGAAAAGCAGAAGTGCGGAGACAAAAGGTTTCACGTTGGGTGACGGTTGAGATGACGGTGTTGTTAGTCGGCGGGGAATCATGTGATGGATGGAGAGAACAGATGCTTCCCATTGCTTTGAATAACTTTTTGATACCAAATTGCCGACTCCTTGGGGGTGCGTTTGAGCGTTTGGTAATCGACGTGTATCAGGCCAAAGCGTTCGCGGTAGCCTTGGGCCCATTCGAAATTGTCCATCAGGGACCAGTGGAAATATCCGGCAAGGGGGATGTTATCTTCGTGGGCTCGGCTATATTGGGCCAGGTAGCGGGTGAGGAAGTCTATGCGATGATGATCTTTGACGTTTCCTTCCGTATCCACCCAGTCCATCGAGGATAGTCCATTTTCAAAGACATAGAGTGGAAGCTGATACGCATCGTAGAAGAAGCGAGATGCCCAATAGAGCCCGGATGGGTGAACTGGCCAGCCGATCATGGTGCGGGGTTCTCCCGCCTGCTCAGGCAAGGCTTGCCAGCCTTTTTCGTTGTCAGCGGGTTCAACCACAATGCCGAAGTAATAGTTGTAGCCGAAAAAATCGAGAGGTTGGCAAATTTCCTCCATGTCGGAAGCCGGGAATTGATCCAAAAAGCCAGGAAGGTGCTTTTCCAATATTTCCGGATAGC
This genomic stretch from Oceaniferula marina harbors:
- a CDS encoding serine hydrolase is translated as MKPFVSALLLFALSPLHGSPPSEASSGLAPEITDLNAKDVSYAREKEIPYLPHPFITPSPRDLKDGITPGRLGPDGGNKELILQFANQISKKSSDPKIGNTDSFLISYQGKLIFESYFRRGRQNYPHYQMSITKSYTAFALGRAIQLGHLTMEDLNTPVIQFLKQTDPTTMVKGADQITLEQAMTMRSGIRLSQEKIKLLRSTPARLKGQGQIQAYLQHSKPIPPAPRAFKYQASDPAITIQVLDAVVPGSAKAFIQTEFLAKMGITNYHWQDDISGLPKSAAGSSFRSRDMIKFGQLVLNNGKWNGQQFIPADFVELATSPLAQAYGENHYGFFWWVTHPEVNGKKYICKAGRGAGGQFIFMFPELDLVAVITAHNQGMGKMLEDAPLKMIRAFTQ
- a CDS encoding UxaA family hydrolase, which gives rise to MMATPLEEIARFPIVGDNAAIALKDLKQGTCIQNGEDVLELQHDVLTGHRFASEAIPRGSYITSWHYPFGKAACDIEAGEYLCNEHVLFRLSLQEDTRFTALKLPAEANFTDDIDAYSFDAGAWEAPAAVDEYQNSGSFMGYNRGARGTGTRNHLVILGTSATNAPLVEKLEHAFKDGIEGYEHVDAVVGLRHTEGAETNSVERERTLRTLSGLISNPNVGAVLSIESGLEGELTNEELEQWMRADGIPVDDMDIVWMKSHETFTRNLAAASKHVKSLLKQLNAHQRSERPLSELRIGLQCGASDAFSGVCGNVLSGSIAREVIRYGGSANLTETPELSGAEDYTLSSITEPEIAPRFLSMMSRFKEQLGWHGGKVDKNPSEGNLLGGLYNITLKSLGAAVKRDPDIPIRHLIEYSERMTQPGFYFMDGMGGDIASYTGQAAAACNIILFVTGRGTPTNSSIVPTVKIVNTTERYKLMADDIDINAGQYLDGKSMESLTSEAMDQVISIASGQKTLGEKRNQNIDLLWRQKYFQSSPDQKAESYASRFDGAPVACDLSSYKPIEIVFDGIQGPDRVMPKERIGLIIPTVGCSVATSEQAVAKLNSGPLVQKGAIDRFVTLTNTEGCGTTTGAEVLNFILSYAKHDMVDACAFVSLGCEMVSPGFIKSAMRGGDVSFPEISSSAIVAGYNPEDYGWLTIQECGGTEGTVDSVANWFEKKLADRKEPIPAKGSGRDLRIGLTSTGPLSDESAQRLAEFAASVLAAGGTVIIPAHCSLVQNPTFQEALSVHQAAPSLTFAQVPETRGLHIMQSITENPIETVTGLGAATDVIAHYSDDVASPAHSLVPTLNISKDKVNDDFDAELSEDLASLIAEVLSNDYQPKQNHLANSGNQIPRGPRAHAI